DNA sequence from the Thermus caldifontis genome:
TGACCCAAGGGAGGCGCTCCTCCTGGAAGAACATGTGCTCGGTACGGCAGAGCCCGATGCCCTCAGCCCCAAATGCCCTGGCCCTCTCGGCGTCCAAAGGGGTGTCGGCGTTGGCCCTAACCCCCAAGAGGCGGTGAGGCTCGGCCCAGGAAAGGAGCTTCTGCAAAAGTTCCTCACCCGCCGCCTCCGCCAAGGGCACCGCCCCCAGGAAGACCTCCCCGGTGCTCCCGTCCAGGGTGAGGAGGTCCCCCTCCCGGATTTCCAGGATTTCCAAACCGTCCACCCAGGCCCGGCCCTCCTCAGGGGCCACCCTCAGGGCCTCCGCCCCCACCACCGCCGGCACTCCCAGGCCCCGGGCCACCACCGCCGCATGGGAGGTCAAGCCCCCCCGGGCGGTGAGGATTCCCCGGGAAAGGTACATGCCGGTGATGTCCTCGGGGGTGGTTTCCGGGCGCACCAGGATGGCGGGCAACCCCTGGGCCGCATAGCGCTCTGCCCCTTCGTTGCTGAAAACCACATGTCCCACCGCGGCCCCAGGGCTGGCGGGAAGCCCCTTTAGGATAGGCTCTGGGGCTTTACTCCGGTCCACCGCAGGCCTGAGGAGGCCAGGGAGGGCATTGGCCTCCACCCTAAGCACGGCCTCTTCCCTGCTGATGAGACCCTCCTCCGCCATCTCCACGGCGATGCGCACTGCCGCCTGGGCCGTGCGCTTGCCCGAGCGGGTCTGGAGAAGGTACAGGCGCCCACGCTCCACCGTGAACTCGAAGTCCTGCATGTCCCGGAAATGGCGCTCCAAAAGATCCGCTACCCTTTCGATCTCCTGGTAGAGCTCGGGGGCGTACTCCCTCAGGCGGCTAAGGGGCTCGGGGGTGCGGATGCCCGCCACCACGTCCTCCCCCTGGGCGTTCCTCAGGTACTCCCCGTAGAGGCCCTTCTCCCCGGTGGCGGGGTTGCGGGTAAAGCCCACCCCGGTCCCCGAGTCCTCCCCCAGGTTCCCGTAAACCATGGCCTGGACCACCACCGCCGTGCCCAGGTCCTCCGGAATGCCGTAGATGCGCCGGTAGGCTTTGGCCCTGGGGTTTAGCCAGCTACGGAAGACCGCCTGGATAGCCCCTTGCAGCTGGAGCCAGGGGTCCATGGGGAAGGGGGTACCCCGTTCCTCCAGGTGGCGAAGGTAGTGGAAGGAAAGGGCCTCGAGGTCCTCGGCGGTAAGCTCGGTGTCGCTTTGCACGCCCCGCTTCTCCTTTAAGGCGGAAAGCAGGCCCTCAAACACCTCGGCCCTTTCCCCCAAGACCACCTCCCCATACATGGCAAGAAGCCGCCGGAAGGTGTCCCAGGCGAAGCGGGGGTTCCCTGAGGCCCGGGCCAGGCTTTCCACCCCCTCCAGGGTCAGGCCCAGGTTGAGGATGGTGTCCATCATCCCGGGCATGGACACCGGGGCCCCGCTCCGCACGGAAACCAGAAGGGGAGGGGTATTCCCCTCCCCTTTGCCAAAGCGTTTGCCTACTAGCCCCTCGAGGGCCGCCATTTTGGCCTGGACCTCCTCCCATAAACCTGGCACCTCCCCCTCCCTGAGAAAGCGGCGGCATGCCGCCGTGGTGATGATGAGAGCCGGGGGAACGGGAAGCCCCGCCCGGGCCATCTCCACCAGCCCAAACCCCTTGCCGCCCAAGAGGTCCCGGGAAAGACCCCGGGCCTCAGAAAGGAGATACACCTGCGTATCCGTGCCCACATCCCCAGTTTTCCCCGGGGTATGGAAACGTGGAAAGGTGTAAGGCCCGAAGGTCTACACTGCCTTGGGCCCTACCCACCCTCGCCCGGTTACGGGTAGGCTTTCCCCTTGGAGCATCTATCTCCCCCTGGGGATGGGGCGGGCCCTTTTCCCAGGGGCCAGCAAGGTCCTGGTCCTCTCCCTGGCCCGGGGAACCTCGAGGGGCTGGCCGCGGGCCCTTTCCGTGCCCGGGGGAAGCGGCCTAGCCGGGGGTTCCCTGACCTTCTTTTATGCCATCCTCCCCAACCGCGGCCTCGCCTTTGCCGCCACCCTCCCTCTCCTCACAGGCCTCATGGGCCTTTCCGCCTGGCTGGTGCGGGCCCGGTAGGAAACTGCCCCCCACGCGAGCTTCAAGCAGGGAAAGAGATGCTTTCAGTCCTTAAAGCCCCCATGGGCCTTCCACCTCTCCCGTAACCGGGCAAAGAGGCCCTCCACCTTGGCCTTGGGCAGGATCACCTGCTCCGTGCGCCCCCGGCCGATCAGGTCCCCCAGCTGGTTGTAGGCCTCCATGCTGGCGTAGACCCGGTTCCCCTCCGTGCGCTCGTGGCGGGCCACGATCCGCACCCGCATTCCCGGAAGGGCGGAGGCCAGGTGGTGCACCTCCACGTAGCTGCCGATCCCCTCCTCTCCCTCCTCCAGGAAAGGAAGGATGATCTTCCGCCCCGCCAGCTCCATGTGCTTGGCCATCCAGTAGGTGGCGTACACGGGATGGACCGGGCCCAGCTCCTCAAAGTTCACGGTCATCTCCGGGGTAACCACGGTCTCAAACACCGCCTCAAAACCGATGGGGATGGGGCGCATGGCCTACTTCCTCAGGTCCAAAACCCGCCGCAGCTTCCCCCCCTCGCTCCTGGGGGCCTCCCCGGGGGCCAGGAGGGTTACCTTCATGCTCACCCCGATGGTGTCCTTAATCTTGTGGGCCACCTTCTCCCTAAGGGCATGGAGGCGGTGGTCGGCCTCAATGACCTCATCGGAAAGGGCCTTGCGGCCAATCTCCTGGAAAAAGGCTAGGGAAACCTCCACCTTGAGCTCGGCCTCGTCCAAGGTTCCTTCCCTACGAACCACGATCTGGTAATAGGGTTCTACCTCGGGGATCCCTAGGAGCACCGCCTCCACCTGGGTGGGATAGACGTTCACCCCGCGGATGATGAGCATATCGTCGGTGCGGCCCAGGATGGGGCCCATCCGCACGTGGGTCCGGCCGCAAGCACAGGGCTCGTAGGTGAGGAAGGTGAGGTCCCCCGTCCAGTAGCGCAGGAGGGGCATGGCCTCCTTGGTGAGGGTGGTGAAGACCAGAACCCCCACTTGGCCCTCGGGAAGGGGCTCGCCGGTGGTAGGGTCCACCACCTCGGGAAGGAAATGGTCCTCCCAGATATGGCTTCCCTGGCGCTCCTCCACGCACTCGTTGGAAACCCCCGGACCGATGATCTCGGATAGCCCGTAGATGTTGGTACTCCGCACCCCCAGGCCCTCGTCCACCTGCTTTCTGATGGCCTCGGTCCAGGGCTCAGCCCCCAGCACGGCGTAGTCCAGGGAAAGCTCCTCCGGGGAAACCCCCCGCTTCCTGAACTCCTCCGCCAGGGTCTGGGCGTAGGAGGGGGTACAGGAGATCACCTCCGGGCGGAAGTCCTGAATCAGCATGAGCTGCCGCTCGGTCATGCCCCCGGAAACGGGGACCACGGTCATCCCCAAGGCCTCGGCCCCGGCGTGAAGGCCCAGGCCCCCAGTAAAGAGGCCATAGCCATAGGCGTTGTGGAGCATCATGCCCGGCTTGGCCCCGGCGGCGGCCAGGGAGCGGGCCACCACCTCGGCGAAGACCTGCAGGTCTTTCTTGGTGTAGCCCACCACCGTGGGCTTGCCCGTGGTGCCGCTGCTGGCATGGATGCGGGCCACCTCTTCCCGGGGCACGGCGAAGAGGCCAAAGGGGTAGTTTTCCCGGAGGTGGTCCTTCCTGGTGAAGGGGAGTTTGGGAAGGTCCTCGAGGGTCCTTATTCCCTTCGGGTCCACCCCCGCCTCATCCAGAAGCCGCCGGTAGAAGGGCACCCTCTCGTGCACGTAGGCCACCACGGCCCCAAGCCTTTCCTCCTGCAAGGTCCTAAGCTTTTCCCTGGACAGGGTTTCCAGTTCCGGCTGAAACATCATGCTGCCTCACCTCCCAGGCGAAACACCGTTCCCGTAAACAGGGCCACCAGCCTGCCCTCGGAGACCACCTCCACCCGGTAAGTGGCGGTGCGCCGGGAAAGGTTCACCTCATGGGCCACCGCCTCCACCCGGGCTCCCAGGGAAAGGGGCCGGAAGTAGTCCATACGGCAAGAAAGGGCCACCGCCGGACCCCGGGTGTTGCTGGCCAAGGCAAAGGCGCTATCCGCCAAGGCATAAAGGAAGGCGCCTTGAGCGGTGCCGTGGAGGTTCAGGTGCCCCTCCCCCACCACCCCGGCCACCACCGCCTCCCCCGGGTCTAGGCGCCGAACCTGGAGGCCCAAGGTGCGCATGAAGGGATCCTCCCGGATCACCCCTCCACCTCCCGGGATAGCCCCAAATAGGCCTCCACCACCCTGGGGTCCTGCCTCAAGGCCTCCGCCGGCCCCTCGAGGACCACCTCCCCCGCCTCCAGCACCAGCCCCCGGTCCGCCAGGGCCAAGGCCACCTTGGCGTTTTGCTCCACCAGAAGGAGGGTGGTCCCCTCGCCCTTAAGCTCCCCCAGGATGCGGTAGATCTCCCGCACCATCAGGGGAGCCAGGCCCAAGGAGGGCTCGTCCAGAAGGAGGAGCCGGGGCCTGGCCATGAGGGCGCGGCCGATGGCCAGCATCTGCTGCTCCCCACCGGAAAGGGTACCGGCGGGCTGCCTTCTCCTCTCCAAAAGCCGGGGGAAAAGGGCGTAGACCCTCTCCAGGTCGGGTCTGAGGTTCTCCCGCCGGCGGAAACGGGTAAACCCCCCCAGGAGGAGGTTGTCCTCCACGGAAAGCCCGGGAAAAAGGGCCCGGCCCTCCGGCACCAGAACGAGGCCCCGGGCAAGAAGGGCCTCCGGGCTTCTTAGCCGTACCTCCTCCCCATCCAGGAACACCTTCCCCTCCGCCTGGGCTAGGCCCAAAAGCCCCCTTAGCACGCTGGTCTTCCCCGCCCCATTGGGGCCGATGAGGGTGAGGGCCTCCCCTTGCTTCAGGGAAAAGGTTACCTCCCGGACCGCCTCCAGGGGCCCGTAGCGCACGGCAAGACCCTGAACGGAAAGGAGACTCATGCCACCTCCTCCTCTCCCAAGTAGGCCGCCCGCACCAAGGGGTTCCGCTGGACCTCCTTGGGCATGCCCTCAGCGATCTTCTCCCCGTAGTTCATCACCACCACCCGGTCCGCCAGGCCCATGATGAGGTCCATGTCGTGGTCCACGATCAGGACCGTATAGCCCTCCCTGGCCAGGGAACGGAGAAGGGAGGCAAGCTCCCTTTTCTCCTGGGCCCGCAGCCCCGCCCCCGGCTCGTCCAAAAGGAGCACCTCCGCCCCCGAGGCCAGGACCCGGGCGATCTCCAGAAGGCGCTGTTGGCCCACGGAAAGGCGCTCCGCCTTTTCCAAAGCCAAGGACTCCAGCCCCACCCGCTTCAGGGCCCGGTACGCGGTGGCCAAGGCCCGCTCCTCCTCCTTGCGGGATAGGCCCAAAAGGGCCTGCAAAAAGCCGGCCCGGGTACGGCTGTACGTGCCCAAAGCGGCGTTTTCCAGCACCGTTAGCTCCGGGAAGAGGTGCGGGTGCTGGAAGGTGCGGCCTAGGCCCAGGGCATGGACCCGGTGGGGGGGTAGCCCCGTGATCTCCTGGCCGAAGAGGTACACCTGGCCCCGGTCGGGGAGCAGGGCCCCGGCCACCAGGTTGAAGGTGGTGCTCTTCCCCGCCCCGTTGGGCCCGATCAGGGCCAGGATCTCCCCCCGCTTCAGGGAGAAGGAAACCCCAGCCACCGCCAAAAGCCCCCCGAAGGACTTCTGCAGGCCCTGGACTTCCAAAACCACCTCACCCCGGGGGCCCTCAGGGCTCCGGAGGGAGAGGGGTTCCGCCTTGGGCACCCCTGGTTCCCTGGTCGGCAGGTACCGCTCCACCAGGGGCCAGAGGCCCTTGGGAGCCAGGATAAGGATCAGGGCCAGGATCAGGCCATAGCCGATGGTCTCGTAGTTCCCCTGCCGCCCCAGGAAGAGGGGCAGGAGGTCCTTCAGCCAGTCCTCGAGGCCGGTGAAGAAGGCCGCCCCCAGGATCACCCCGGGAATGCTCCCCACCCCTCCCGCCACGGCCATCACCAGATACTTGATGGAGGCCTCCAGGGAAAAGGGCGTGGGGTTGACAAAGCGCAGGAAGTGGGCGTAAAGAAAACCGGCCAGGCCAGCGATGGTCCCGGAGAGCAAAAAGGCCTTGAGCTTGAGAGCTGCCGGATCCACCCCGAAGCTGGCCGCCGCCAGGGCATCCCCCCTAAGGGCCAAAAGGGCCCGGCCTATGCGGCTATGGCGCAGGTTATAAAGGGCTAGGATCAGGAGGGCCAAGAGGAAAAGGGTAAGGAAGGCGTAGCGAAAGCCCGTGTCCAGGGGGATACCGAAGAGGCCAAGCGGGGGGAGATCGGTAAGCCCGGTGTGCCCCCCCGTAAGCCCCACCAGGTTCCCCGCCAGGATGTACAGGGCCACCTGCCAGGCGATGGTGGAAAGGGGGAGAAAATGCCCCTTCAGCCGCACCGTAAGCCCCCCCAGGACCAAAGCCAGCAGGAACGCCGACATAAGCCCCGCCAGAAGCCCCATCCAGGGAGAAAGCCCCAGCTTAAGGGTAAAAAGGGCTGTGGCATAGGCCCCCATGCCCATGAAGGCTGCCTGGGCGAAGCTGGTCATCCCCGCCAGGCCCGTGAGCACGTAAAGGGAAAGGGCCACCATGGCGGAGAGGGCGAAAAAGTTCAGCAGGGTGAGGTAGTAGGGAAAGGGCGAGAGTAGCAAGGGCAAAAGGAGCAACAAAAACCAAAGGTAGCGCATCACTCCTCCACCGTCCTAGCCCTCAGGCTCTGGTAGAAAAGGGCGGGCACCAGGAGTAGGAAGACCAAGGCCTCCTTGTAGGCGCTGGCGTAGAAGCTGGTAAAGCTTTCAAATAGTCCCACGAGAAGCGCCCCCAAGAAGGCCACCGGGTAACTGGCAAGCCCCCCCAGGATGGCGGCCACGAATCCTTTAAGCCCCAGCATAAAGCCCATGAAATAGGCGGCATTGATGAGGGGGGCCAAAAGAAGCCCGGACAGGGCCGCCAGCAGGCTAGCGATGCTGAAGGCCACCATCCCCGCCTCCTCCGGGCCTATTCCCGAGAGCCTGGCCCCAAGCCGATTCTCCGCCGCCGCCAAAAGCGCCTTGCCGAAAAGGGAAAAACGGAAGAAGAGGTAAAGGCCCGCCAGGCTCGAGGCGGCGAAGAGGAGGACCAAGACCCCCTGCCAGGAAAGGCCCACCATAACCTCCCCAGAAAGGAAGGGAGCGGGACGGAACTGCTCGGGGCCGAAGAAGACGAG
Encoded proteins:
- the ppdK gene encoding pyruvate, phosphate dikinase, yielding MGTDTQVYLLSEARGLSRDLLGGKGFGLVEMARAGLPVPPALIITTAACRRFLREGEVPGLWEEVQAKMAALEGLVGKRFGKGEGNTPPLLVSVRSGAPVSMPGMMDTILNLGLTLEGVESLARASGNPRFAWDTFRRLLAMYGEVVLGERAEVFEGLLSALKEKRGVQSDTELTAEDLEALSFHYLRHLEERGTPFPMDPWLQLQGAIQAVFRSWLNPRAKAYRRIYGIPEDLGTAVVVQAMVYGNLGEDSGTGVGFTRNPATGEKGLYGEYLRNAQGEDVVAGIRTPEPLSRLREYAPELYQEIERVADLLERHFRDMQDFEFTVERGRLYLLQTRSGKRTAQAAVRIAVEMAEEGLISREEAVLRVEANALPGLLRPAVDRSKAPEPILKGLPASPGAAVGHVVFSNEGAERYAAQGLPAILVRPETTPEDITGMYLSRGILTARGGLTSHAAVVARGLGVPAVVGAEALRVAPEEGRAWVDGLEILEIREGDLLTLDGSTGEVFLGAVPLAEAAGEELLQKLLSWAEPHRLLGVRANADTPLDAERARAFGAEGIGLCRTEHMFFQEERLPWVRRLILAQTPEEEAEALERLYAFQKEDFKAILRAMDGLPVTVRLLDPPLHEFLPPLEELREKAAAGDEEAKALWERAKTLSEQNPMLGFRGIRLLLLRPGIFRMQLKALLEAAKELKKEGFDPRPEVMVPLVADPKEVERARALADELFQEYGPIPFGTMIETPRAALLASEIAPLVDFFSFGTNDLTQMAFGLSRDDAGKFLPQYVEAGLFPFDPTERLDEKGVGRLIRMAVEEGRRANPQLKVGLCGEHGGEARSVAFVAGLLDYTSASPFRVLTARLAAAQAGLWASRAEASEAFAQ
- a CDS encoding thioesterase family protein — encoded protein: MRPIPIGFEAVFETVVTPEMTVNFEELGPVHPVYATYWMAKHMELAGRKIILPFLEEGEEGIGSYVEVHHLASALPGMRVRIVARHERTEGNRVYASMEAYNQLGDLIGRGRTEQVILPKAKVEGLFARLRERWKAHGGFKD
- a CDS encoding phenylacetate--CoA ligase family protein, with product MFQPELETLSREKLRTLQEERLGAVVAYVHERVPFYRRLLDEAGVDPKGIRTLEDLPKLPFTRKDHLRENYPFGLFAVPREEVARIHASSGTTGKPTVVGYTKKDLQVFAEVVARSLAAAGAKPGMMLHNAYGYGLFTGGLGLHAGAEALGMTVVPVSGGMTERQLMLIQDFRPEVISCTPSYAQTLAEEFRKRGVSPEELSLDYAVLGAEPWTEAIRKQVDEGLGVRSTNIYGLSEIIGPGVSNECVEERQGSHIWEDHFLPEVVDPTTGEPLPEGQVGVLVFTTLTKEAMPLLRYWTGDLTFLTYEPCACGRTHVRMGPILGRTDDMLIIRGVNVYPTQVEAVLLGIPEVEPYYQIVVRREGTLDEAELKVEVSLAFFQEIGRKALSDEVIEADHRLHALREKVAHKIKDTIGVSMKVTLLAPGEAPRSEGGKLRRVLDLRK
- a CDS encoding ABC transporter ATP-binding protein, whose protein sequence is MSLLSVQGLAVRYGPLEAVREVTFSLKQGEALTLIGPNGAGKTSVLRGLLGLAQAEGKVFLDGEEVRLRSPEALLARGLVLVPEGRALFPGLSVEDNLLLGGFTRFRRRENLRPDLERVYALFPRLLERRRQPAGTLSGGEQQMLAIGRALMARPRLLLLDEPSLGLAPLMVREIYRILGELKGEGTTLLLVEQNAKVALALADRGLVLEAGEVVLEGPAEALRQDPRVVEAYLGLSREVEG
- a CDS encoding branched-chain amino acid ABC transporter ATP-binding protein/permease, which translates into the protein MRYLWFLLLLLPLLLSPFPYYLTLLNFFALSAMVALSLYVLTGLAGMTSFAQAAFMGMGAYATALFTLKLGLSPWMGLLAGLMSAFLLALVLGGLTVRLKGHFLPLSTIAWQVALYILAGNLVGLTGGHTGLTDLPPLGLFGIPLDTGFRYAFLTLFLLALLILALYNLRHSRIGRALLALRGDALAAASFGVDPAALKLKAFLLSGTIAGLAGFLYAHFLRFVNPTPFSLEASIKYLVMAVAGGVGSIPGVILGAAFFTGLEDWLKDLLPLFLGRQGNYETIGYGLILALILILAPKGLWPLVERYLPTREPGVPKAEPLSLRSPEGPRGEVVLEVQGLQKSFGGLLAVAGVSFSLKRGEILALIGPNGAGKSTTFNLVAGALLPDRGQVYLFGQEITGLPPHRVHALGLGRTFQHPHLFPELTVLENAALGTYSRTRAGFLQALLGLSRKEEERALATAYRALKRVGLESLALEKAERLSVGQQRLLEIARVLASGAEVLLLDEPGAGLRAQEKRELASLLRSLAREGYTVLIVDHDMDLIMGLADRVVVMNYGEKIAEGMPKEVQRNPLVRAAYLGEEEVA
- a CDS encoding branched-chain amino acid ABC transporter permease, whose translation is MDATILSFLLLDGLQNGVVYGLLALSLVLVFAVTRVILVPIGELLMFAPLSLVWLLEGKLPGTLWLALALGGAWALMARGRGGLLPLLGGVGLFLLFLLAKEAPPLAYVAAVLLVVYLGVATYRVFFQPMRGATVLSFLIMAVGLHVAYQGLGLVFFGPEQFRPAPFLSGEVMVGLSWQGVLVLLFAASSLAGLYLFFRFSLFGKALLAAAENRLGARLSGIGPEEAGMVAFSIASLLAALSGLLLAPLINAAYFMGFMLGLKGFVAAILGGLASYPVAFLGALLVGLFESFTSFYASAYKEALVFLLLVPALFYQSLRARTVEE